The following coding sequences are from one Megamonas funiformis window:
- a CDS encoding ATP-binding protein translates to MIKKASEIINTDKKIRLLIAGYPGIGKTTLALSAPKPLLIDVDRGTDRVEARYRTDFIQPDTYEELLEDLVPLNLIDYETLVIDTGGQLIKLMSAYVIKQNAKNGQRDGSLSLKGYGAVGREFARFIDYCYYQLNKHVVIVFHAKEEKDGDNTRLRILVEGQTKDNVWQPMDLGGFMEMQNNVRTIGFTNCERYYAKGTHGIHGVLTIPELNGNQNGFLTNLFHQINENIKAEAKDAEKEKKAYQKIINTIKEATEAITTPSEAMEVLDLINNQKHILTSEKECKSILFDKTKELGFKWNKLKGEFVNEVSDDTKSA, encoded by the coding sequence ATGATTAAAAAAGCAAGTGAAATTATAAATACTGATAAGAAAATTAGATTGTTAATTGCAGGATATCCAGGTATAGGGAAAACAACTCTTGCTTTGTCTGCACCTAAACCACTATTGATTGATGTTGATAGAGGAACTGACAGGGTAGAAGCAAGATACAGAACAGATTTTATTCAACCTGATACTTATGAAGAATTGTTGGAGGACTTGGTACCACTTAATTTAATTGATTATGAAACTCTTGTAATAGATACAGGCGGACAACTTATTAAATTGATGTCGGCATATGTAATAAAACAAAACGCTAAAAATGGTCAAAGAGATGGTTCTCTTAGTTTAAAAGGATATGGAGCTGTTGGTAGAGAGTTTGCAAGATTTATAGATTATTGTTATTACCAATTAAATAAACATGTAGTAATAGTATTTCATGCTAAAGAAGAAAAAGATGGAGATAATACTCGTCTTAGAATTTTAGTAGAAGGACAAACAAAGGATAATGTATGGCAACCAATGGATTTAGGTGGGTTCATGGAAATGCAAAATAATGTTAGAACGATAGGTTTTACTAATTGTGAACGTTATTATGCTAAAGGAACACATGGTATACATGGTGTTCTTACAATACCAGAATTAAATGGAAATCAAAATGGATTTTTAACAAATCTTTTTCATCAGATAAATGAAAATATAAAAGCTGAAGCTAAAGATGCTGAAAAAGAGAAAAAAGCATATCAAAAAATAATTAATACAATAAAAGAAGCAACAGAAGCAATAACAACACCAAGTGAAGCAATGGAAGTTTTAGACTTAATAAATAATCAAAAACATATATTGACTAGTGAAAAGGAATGTAAATCTATATTGTTCGATAAAACAAAAGAATTAGGCTTTAAATGGAACAAATTGAAGGGAGAATTTGTTAATGAAGTATCTGATGACACAAAGTCTGCTTAA